A window of Acidobacteriota bacterium contains these coding sequences:
- a CDS encoding ABC transporter permease has translation MIENLGQDLRFALRTLRKAPTFTLLAVLTLALGIGANSAIFSIVNGVLLQPLPYAQDERIVIIHQETNRGGTQAMPFSVKEIEDYRAQNQTLQEVVEYHSMGFTIWGELEPHRVRTGVVSANFFDVLGVEPMMGRTFQKGEDQHGTPPILVFSYEYWAGRHGSDPDIIGKTFKVNDNIHEVVGVLPPLPQYPRYNDVYMPTSHCPTRSSQGFIDNRNARMMNVFALLKEGSRLEHAERDVAAVARRMASEHSESYPPESGFAARATQLKDELTREARPTFLILLAASGLVLLIACANVANLSLSRLLRREREMALRSALGAGRLRLLRQMITESSLVALGGGLLGLLVAYAGLDLLVDFAARFTPRAPEITVDGRVLLFTLLVSMAAGILFGALPALQPRQDLQKALSDGTRSSSGRGKQRLRQVLVVAQVGVSLVLLAGAGLMVRSFVKLQQVDAGFQPEQVLSMRVGLNFTKFAQSPAGVREARKAFMEKVEEEVRALPGVVSAGIVSVVPLNQQQGMTHEFNIEGRQAGNTPRIATHSFASPDYFRTVGIPLLRGRFFNAGDDAQANRVAIITHSLAQRHFPDQDPVGKRISAAMGDSDWITIVGVIGDIRQYGLDKGPADEIYVPFAQAPFSSRLVVRTAGDPSALAQSLISKVREIDPDQTVDSVQTLEEIRADSVAPARLTTVLTGLLSLLALLITAAGVTGVMALLVGQRTQEIGVRRALGAQSGDILRLVLGQGLVMVVVGCVLGMAGALVLGRFVESLLFNVSAYDPLTLASTSLILLLAALAACYVPARRALGVDPRDALHAE, from the coding sequence TTGATAGAGAATCTAGGACAAGATCTTCGTTTCGCCCTGCGTACTTTGCGCAAGGCGCCTACCTTCACTTTGCTGGCCGTCTTGACCCTGGCGCTGGGCATCGGCGCCAATTCGGCCATCTTCAGCATCGTCAACGGCGTCCTCTTGCAGCCATTGCCCTACGCCCAGGATGAGCGCATCGTCATCATCCACCAGGAGACCAACCGGGGCGGCACTCAGGCGATGCCCTTCTCGGTCAAGGAGATCGAGGACTACCGGGCCCAGAACCAGACGCTGCAGGAAGTCGTGGAATACCATTCGATGGGCTTTACCATTTGGGGCGAGCTGGAACCCCACCGGGTGCGCACGGGAGTGGTGTCGGCCAACTTTTTCGACGTGCTGGGCGTAGAGCCCATGATGGGCCGCACTTTTCAGAAGGGAGAGGACCAGCACGGCACTCCTCCCATCCTGGTCTTCAGTTACGAGTACTGGGCGGGACGCCACGGAAGCGATCCCGACATCATCGGCAAGACCTTCAAGGTCAACGACAACATTCACGAGGTGGTGGGCGTCTTGCCGCCGCTTCCCCAGTATCCGCGTTACAACGACGTCTACATGCCCACCTCTCACTGCCCCACCCGCTCCAGTCAAGGCTTCATCGACAACCGCAACGCGCGCATGATGAATGTCTTCGCCCTGCTCAAGGAGGGCTCCAGGCTGGAGCACGCCGAACGGGACGTGGCGGCGGTGGCCCGCCGCATGGCTTCCGAGCACAGCGAGAGCTATCCTCCCGAATCCGGTTTCGCGGCCAGGGCCACCCAGCTCAAGGACGAGCTGACCCGGGAAGCCCGGCCCACTTTCTTGATTCTGCTGGCGGCTTCGGGACTGGTGCTGCTGATCGCTTGCGCCAATGTCGCCAACCTGTCTCTGTCGCGCCTGCTGCGCCGCGAGCGGGAGATGGCTTTGCGCTCGGCCCTGGGGGCGGGACGGCTGCGCTTGTTGCGCCAGATGATCACGGAGTCGTCGCTGGTGGCCCTGGGCGGAGGGCTATTGGGACTACTGGTGGCTTACGCCGGTCTCGACCTGCTGGTGGATTTCGCCGCCCGCTTCACGCCGCGGGCGCCCGAGATCACCGTGGACGGCAGGGTGCTGCTCTTTACCCTGCTGGTTTCGATGGCGGCGGGAATCCTCTTCGGCGCCCTGCCCGCCTTGCAGCCCCGCCAAGACCTTCAGAAAGCGCTCAGCGACGGCACCCGCTCCTCCTCAGGACGCGGCAAGCAAAGGCTGCGCCAGGTCCTGGTGGTCGCCCAGGTCGGCGTATCGCTGGTTCTGCTGGCCGGTGCCGGACTGATGGTGCGCAGTTTCGTCAAGTTGCAGCAGGTGGACGCCGGCTTCCAGCCCGAGCAAGTGCTTTCGATGCGGGTGGGGCTGAACTTCACAAAGTTCGCGCAGAGCCCGGCAGGCGTCCGCGAGGCTCGCAAGGCCTTCATGGAAAAGGTCGAGGAAGAGGTCAGGGCCCTGCCGGGGGTGGTCTCGGCGGGAATCGTCAGCGTCGTTCCTCTCAACCAGCAGCAGGGGATGACCCATGAATTCAACATCGAGGGACGCCAGGCCGGCAACACGCCCCGCATCGCCACTCACAGCTTCGCCTCGCCCGACTACTTCCGCACCGTGGGCATTCCTCTCCTCAGAGGACGCTTTTTCAATGCCGGAGACGATGCTCAGGCCAACCGCGTGGCAATCATCACGCACTCGCTGGCGCAACGTCACTTCCCTGACCAAGATCCCGTGGGCAAGCGCATTTCGGCGGCCATGGGCGACAGCGACTGGATCACTATCGTGGGCGTGATCGGCGACATCCGCCAGTACGGCCTGGACAAGGGGCCCGCCGACGAGATCTACGTGCCCTTCGCCCAGGCTCCCTTTTCCTCCCGGCTGGTGGTGCGGACCGCCGGCGATCCCAGCGCCCTGGCCCAGAGCTTGATCAGCAAGGTCCGTGAAATCGACCCCGACCAGACGGTGGACTCGGTGCAGACCCTGGAGGAGATCCGGGCCGACTCGGTGGCGCCGGCGCGGCTGACCACCGTATTGACCGGACTGCTCTCGCTGCTGGCCCTGCTCATCACGGCCGCCGGAGTCACCGGCGTCATGGCCCTGCTGGTGGGCCAGCGGACGCAGGAAATCGGCGTCCGCCGGGCCTTGGGCGCCCAGAGCGGGGACATCTTGCGTCTGGTTTTGGGGCAAGGCCTGGTCATGGTCGTGGTGGGCTGCGTCCTGGGAATGGCGGGCGCGCTGGTGCTGGGCCGCTTCGTGGAGAGCCTGCTGTTCAACGTCTCGGCCTATGATCCGCTCACCTTGGCCTCCACTTCGCTGATCTTGCTGCTGGCGGCTCTGGCGGCCTGCTACGTCCCGGCCCGCCGCGCCCTGGGCGTCGACCCGCGCGACGCGCTCCACGCCGAGTAG
- a CDS encoding MerR family transcriptional regulator produces the protein MRLLKIGELARRTKVTVRTLHYYDEIGLLSASYQSEGGHRLYGKDDLARLYRIRSLQQLGMSLEEISQCLDRSDYSPLRVLEMHIERVRQQAERQQTLLRRLGAMADRLRANDDVSVDQFLETMEVMSMIENYYTPQQLERLKQRGKAIGQERIEEVQGEWTQLFKRFEEARSEGLAPHSPQLSEAVSKYQALIAEFTGGETDIEQSLGNLYQSEGGPRVLQKHGMPVDDDLWEYIGQALKAHSGQ, from the coding sequence ATGCGTTTGCTGAAAATCGGAGAGCTGGCCAGGCGGACGAAAGTCACCGTCCGCACCCTGCACTACTACGACGAGATCGGACTGCTTTCGGCCTCTTATCAGAGCGAAGGAGGCCATCGGCTCTACGGCAAAGACGACCTGGCACGTCTCTACCGCATCCGCTCTCTACAGCAGTTGGGGATGTCGCTGGAAGAAATCAGCCAGTGTCTGGACCGCTCCGATTATTCCCCGCTGCGCGTGTTGGAAATGCACATCGAGCGCGTCCGCCAACAAGCCGAACGCCAACAGACGCTCTTGCGGCGGCTGGGGGCCATGGCTGACCGGCTGCGCGCCAATGACGACGTCTCGGTGGATCAATTCCTCGAGACAATGGAGGTTATGAGCATGATCGAGAACTACTACACGCCACAACAACTGGAGCGGCTCAAGCAGCGCGGGAAGGCCATCGGCCAAGAGCGCATCGAAGAAGTCCAAGGCGAGTGGACCCAGCTCTTCAAGCGCTTTGAAGAGGCCCGTTCTGAAGGATTGGCCCCGCACAGCCCGCAGCTCTCCGAGGCGGTCTCCAAGTACCAGGCGCTGATCGCCGAATTCACCGGAGGCGAGACCGACATCGAGCAGTCCTTGGGCAACCTGTATCAGTCCGAGGGCGGCCCCCGGGTGCTGCAAAAACACGGCATGCCGGTCGACGATGACCTGTGGGAATACATCGGCCAGGCGCTTAAGGCCCACTCGGGCCAGTAA
- a CDS encoding cation:proton antiporter, which yields MEHTVNFYPLLVVTLLAVAVPVVLQRFRVPIIAGEILAGIVVGPTVFDLLGGDPNPWLEFLKLFGFVYLMFLSGLEIDFDLLIDRTEVKRARGVKRLVNTPLKAGLLFFALTLVLSMGASLWLIVEGYGRDLVIMSLIFSTTSLGVVMPVLKERELTFTDLGQYILVASVVGDFATVFLVSAYVTVYTAGLSFEIMLILVLLAATFLIYRLAHVSRRHLPLERLVEELSHATAQLDIRGSLALAVVFIALAQGLGVEVILGAFLAGAIVSLLSDEQGSDLRPKLNALGYGFFIPIFFIMVGVDFDIHALMESPEGLAAVPIFIFIAFAVKMLAALVYRLRFTWREVIGIGSLTSARLSLIIAVAAVGVNLGALSEAMNSAIILLSLVTVVAAPSVFNRLIPMTRHSRRHVIIAGSPPQARVLAQRLAERHEPVIVVTANATFVEEALKAGIDTIKVEPGKHAKGLAKARPQEASALVCMLEDENAIEDLAPKARRELGIPTVIAYVQDRDRAERLRKEGVKIVDPTFSLIVILEAMVRHPQAFSLLTDFDTERDVRVVRMSNAALEGRRLGEVSLPGDALVLVVDRDAELVIPRGGTQLYRGDLLTVVGSPEAVELAAEKLTAH from the coding sequence GTGGAGCATACCGTAAATTTCTATCCTCTCCTGGTGGTGACGCTGTTGGCTGTGGCTGTGCCGGTGGTCTTGCAGCGTTTTCGCGTCCCCATCATTGCGGGTGAAATCCTGGCTGGGATCGTTGTGGGGCCGACGGTTTTCGACCTGCTGGGAGGCGACCCCAATCCCTGGCTCGAGTTTCTCAAGCTGTTCGGCTTCGTCTACCTGATGTTCCTCTCCGGACTGGAGATCGACTTCGATTTGTTAATCGACCGGACCGAAGTGAAGCGGGCTCGGGGGGTGAAGCGGCTGGTCAATACTCCGCTCAAGGCGGGCTTGCTCTTCTTCGCCCTCACTTTGGTGCTGTCGATGGGCGCTTCGCTGTGGCTGATCGTGGAAGGCTACGGCAGGGACCTGGTCATCATGAGCCTGATCTTCTCGACCACTTCGCTGGGGGTGGTGATGCCGGTGCTCAAGGAACGCGAGCTGACCTTCACCGACCTGGGGCAGTACATCCTGGTGGCTTCGGTTGTGGGCGATTTCGCCACCGTGTTTTTGGTCAGCGCCTATGTGACCGTCTACACCGCGGGGCTCAGCTTCGAGATCATGCTGATCCTGGTGCTCCTGGCGGCCACCTTTCTCATCTACCGGCTGGCTCACGTTTCCCGCCGTCACCTGCCGCTGGAGCGGCTGGTAGAAGAGCTCTCTCACGCCACCGCGCAACTGGACATCCGCGGGTCGCTGGCGCTGGCGGTGGTCTTTATCGCCTTGGCCCAGGGCCTGGGGGTGGAGGTGATTTTAGGGGCCTTCCTGGCCGGCGCCATCGTTTCGCTGCTGTCCGATGAGCAGGGTTCGGATCTGCGTCCCAAGCTGAACGCCCTGGGCTACGGCTTTTTCATTCCCATCTTTTTCATCATGGTGGGGGTGGACTTCGATATCCACGCGCTGATGGAGTCTCCCGAGGGGTTGGCCGCTGTTCCCATCTTCATTTTCATCGCCTTCGCGGTGAAAATGCTGGCGGCGCTGGTCTACCGTCTCCGCTTCACCTGGCGAGAGGTGATCGGCATCGGTTCGCTGACCTCGGCCCGCCTCAGCCTGATCATCGCGGTGGCTGCGGTGGGGGTTAATCTGGGCGCCCTGTCCGAGGCCATGAACTCGGCCATCATCCTTCTGTCGCTGGTGACGGTGGTGGCGGCGCCGTCAGTCTTCAACCGGCTGATCCCCATGACCCGCCACAGCCGCAGGCACGTCATCATCGCCGGCTCGCCGCCTCAGGCCCGCGTGCTGGCTCAGCGTTTGGCGGAACGTCACGAGCCGGTCATCGTGGTGACCGCCAACGCCACTTTCGTCGAGGAGGCCCTCAAGGCCGGCATCGACACCATCAAGGTCGAACCTGGAAAACACGCCAAGGGCTTGGCCAAGGCGCGTCCTCAGGAAGCTTCGGCGCTGGTCTGCATGCTGGAGGACGAAAACGCCATCGAGGATTTGGCGCCCAAGGCCCGGCGCGAACTGGGCATCCCCACAGTGATCGCCTATGTGCAGGACCGCGACCGGGCCGAGCGTTTGCGCAAGGAGGGTGTCAAGATCGTTGATCCTACTTTTTCCCTCATCGTCATTTTGGAGGCCATGGTACGGCATCCCCAGGCGTTCTCGCTGCTGACCGACTTCGACACCGAGCGCGACGTGAGGGTGGTGCGCATGTCCAACGCGGCCCTGGAGGGGCGCCGGCTGGGCGAAGTGAGTCTGCCCGGCGACGCCCTGGTCCTGGTGGTCGACCGCGACGCCGAATTGGTCATCCCAAGGGGCGGCACCCAACTCTACCGGGGCGACCTGCTGACCGTGGTAGGCTCGCCAGAGGCCGTCGAGCTGGCGGCCGAGAAACTGACGGCCCACTGA
- a CDS encoding DUF432 domain-containing protein has translation MNSEFQFEWGEQDFPGETTSLRKFGPLRVWHRASKGDLWLAWMEVGEQGPEPETPHHFDDKWVRYAFRGNPRKIRFLPVFPDRPVVMQPEAPFFLTPKSEARVYVNIPLWVRVELADNQTTLLREIPSLVLSNTWQGSFFEGDLAYWLSTRARREVEPPMQLPHTAVCPIQIHNRSEEELKVEKICLRVGWLSIFEKEGVFFGDACHVEYRGTDDTSQVEAKGRAPREASGAKLITRRRTPARRGLASTFSQLKSLPGLGIFTS, from the coding sequence ATGAACAGTGAGTTCCAGTTCGAATGGGGGGAGCAGGACTTCCCCGGTGAAACGACCTCGTTGCGCAAGTTCGGCCCCTTGAGAGTTTGGCATAGGGCCTCCAAGGGAGATCTCTGGCTGGCCTGGATGGAGGTCGGAGAGCAAGGGCCCGAGCCTGAAACTCCCCACCACTTCGATGACAAGTGGGTCCGCTATGCTTTCAGGGGCAATCCCCGCAAGATCCGCTTCTTGCCGGTCTTTCCCGACCGTCCGGTTGTGATGCAGCCCGAGGCCCCTTTCTTTTTGACGCCCAAGAGCGAGGCCCGCGTTTATGTCAACATTCCGCTCTGGGTGCGGGTCGAGTTGGCCGACAATCAGACCACGCTGCTTCGCGAGATTCCATCGCTTGTCCTGTCCAATACCTGGCAAGGATCGTTCTTCGAGGGCGACTTGGCCTACTGGCTCTCCACCCGGGCCCGCCGCGAGGTCGAGCCGCCTATGCAGTTGCCTCACACCGCCGTCTGTCCCATCCAAATCCACAACCGCTCGGAAGAGGAACTGAAGGTGGAGAAGATCTGCCTGCGAGTCGGTTGGCTGAGCATCTTCGAGAAGGAAGGGGTCTTCTTCGGCGATGCCTGCCATGTCGAGTACAGGGGAACCGACGACACCAGCCAGGTTGAAGCCAAGGGGCGGGCGCCTCGGGAGGCGTCGGGAGCCAAGCTGATCACGCGTCGGCGTACTCCGGCCCGCAGAGGGCTGGCCTCGACCTTCTCTCAACTGAAATCGCTGCCCGGACTGGGCATCTTCACAAGCTAA
- a CDS encoding mechanosensitive ion channel family protein: MQLAAMQILGYDLSGVLTPERIADAVRVLLTILIGVPLVFGFSRWIKRMISKHIGVQQAMLAGKGTSILGLAAILVMVLQILEFPLSTLLGAAGIFSLAIAFASQTSVSNIISGIFLATEKTFKPGDLLTVSGFTGEVISVDTLSVKLRTFDNRLVRIPNENMIKTEMQNFTAFPLRRIDLNVSVAYKEDLKRVRQILLDIATEHPLVLQEPKSLVILAGFGASSIDILFAIWGVKTDFLTIKNEVTETIKRRFDEEGIEIPFPHLSLYKGEASEPFTVRVIQDEPESATGV; the protein is encoded by the coding sequence ATGCAGTTAGCGGCAATGCAAATCCTGGGCTATGACCTGAGCGGCGTCTTGACGCCCGAGCGGATCGCAGACGCGGTGCGCGTGCTGCTCACCATTCTGATCGGAGTGCCCTTGGTGTTCGGATTCTCGCGCTGGATCAAGCGCATGATCTCCAAGCACATCGGAGTCCAGCAGGCCATGCTGGCCGGCAAGGGAACTTCCATCCTGGGGCTGGCCGCGATTCTGGTAATGGTGCTGCAGATCCTGGAATTTCCGCTCTCAACTTTGCTGGGGGCTGCCGGAATCTTCTCCCTGGCGATCGCATTCGCTTCTCAGACCAGCGTTTCCAACATTATCAGCGGGATCTTTCTGGCCACCGAAAAGACCTTTAAGCCGGGCGATCTTCTTACGGTCAGCGGCTTCACCGGGGAGGTGATCTCAGTCGACACCCTGTCGGTCAAGCTGCGCACTTTCGATAACCGTCTGGTGCGAATTCCCAACGAGAACATGATCAAGACCGAGATGCAGAATTTCACCGCCTTCCCCCTCAGGCGCATCGATCTCAATGTGTCGGTCGCCTACAAGGAAGACCTCAAGCGGGTGCGGCAGATTCTGCTGGACATCGCCACCGAGCATCCGCTGGTGCTGCAAGAGCCCAAGTCGCTGGTGATTCTGGCCGGCTTCGGGGCCTCTTCGATCGACATTCTCTTTGCCATCTGGGGTGTCAAGACCGACTTCCTCACCATCAAGAACGAAGTCACCGAGACCATCAAGCGGCGGTTCGACGAGGAAGGCATCGAGATCCCCTTCCCCCACCTGTCGCTCTACAAGGGCGAGGCCAGCGAACCCTTTACGGTCAGGGTCATTCAGGACGAGCCGGAGTCCGCTACCGGGGTCTAG
- a CDS encoding metallophosphoesterase yields the protein MLHAPSLLLLSLWLLPPASSDGPGGPALPFPGLPLPSAGQSFRFLVYGDIQHNHREGHNRLVEQMMKEEDVAFIIHPGDISKDDGEGYVKDFLSVAAPLVEHTPFFPSPGNHDVEWGSPASRAGFTGFFRTVLGRLSELPQNAHMGDLQEQKLWYSFEYAGVLFICLDSNLFIDEGKYAATHQLEPYRGLREEQLEWLLDELDRAKNDPAIRARFIFMHHSPFSSDENKPKFGLFGGHPGHREMMINQTIPGLTAGEHRLYLTDLLRSSKVTSVFTGHVHYYERWREVIRNGDSYVHVLNWFVVGNGGVRLRGKPLSDPQDIRELFEDEEVFLAYQQRARDAVPGWRSQLQHAFPNPEFPDGRFHGYVVVEVRPQGIFFQTKDIYGQVRDSGQLSGDLSRLPGLRRPDTVPDSESR from the coding sequence ATGTTGCATGCGCCCAGCCTTCTCCTGCTCTCGCTCTGGCTGCTTCCTCCAGCCTCCTCGGATGGGCCGGGCGGGCCCGCACTGCCTTTTCCCGGACTGCCTCTGCCATCAGCCGGCCAATCCTTCCGCTTTCTCGTCTACGGAGACATTCAGCACAACCACCGCGAGGGCCACAACCGCCTGGTGGAGCAGATGATGAAAGAGGAAGACGTGGCCTTCATCATTCATCCCGGCGACATCTCCAAGGACGATGGAGAGGGCTATGTGAAGGATTTCCTGAGCGTTGCCGCACCCCTGGTCGAGCATACGCCTTTCTTTCCTTCGCCGGGCAACCACGATGTCGAATGGGGCAGCCCCGCCAGCAGGGCGGGATTCACCGGCTTCTTCCGCACCGTGCTTGGACGGCTGAGCGAGCTGCCCCAAAACGCTCACATGGGCGACTTGCAGGAACAGAAGCTGTGGTACAGCTTCGAATACGCCGGAGTCCTCTTCATTTGCCTCGATTCAAACCTCTTCATCGATGAAGGCAAATACGCCGCCACTCATCAACTCGAACCCTATCGGGGGCTGCGGGAAGAGCAACTGGAATGGCTGCTGGACGAGTTGGACCGGGCCAAGAACGACCCGGCTATCCGGGCCAGGTTCATCTTCATGCACCATTCCCCCTTCTCCAGCGACGAGAACAAGCCCAAGTTCGGTCTGTTCGGCGGCCATCCGGGACACCGCGAGATGATGATCAACCAGACCATCCCCGGACTCACGGCGGGCGAGCATCGGCTCTACTTGACCGACCTGCTGCGCAGCAGCAAGGTGACCTCCGTCTTCACCGGCCACGTTCACTATTACGAGCGCTGGCGCGAGGTCATCCGCAACGGCGACAGCTACGTCCATGTCCTCAACTGGTTCGTGGTGGGCAACGGAGGCGTGCGCCTGCGAGGCAAGCCGCTCTCCGATCCCCAGGACATTCGCGAGTTGTTCGAGGATGAGGAGGTCTTTCTAGCTTACCAGCAGCGGGCCCGTGACGCCGTCCCCGGATGGCGTTCGCAGCTCCAGCACGCCTTCCCTAATCCCGAGTTTCCCGACGGACGGTTTCACGGCTACGTGGTCGTGGAGGTGCGTCCGCAGGGCATCTTTTTCCAGACCAAGGACATCTACGGTCAAGTGCGTGACAGCGGACAGCTCTCGGGCGACCTCTCCCGCCTCCCCGGACTGCGCCGCCCCGACACCGTCCCCGACAGCGAAAGCCGCTAG